One Halostagnicola kamekurae DNA segment encodes these proteins:
- a CDS encoding sulfite oxidase-like oxidoreductase: protein MKDVTDCYREFGDDRLPPGQRETSAFPVLSKSGTPPFDPETWEFRVTGAVENELSFSWDEFRALPAETQRQDFHCVTGWSTFDREFTGVPFLELADRAGVADDAVHVLFSALDDYTTDLPLEACMREEVLFAWELDGEALPRDHGGPLRVVTPHKYAYKGAKWVDGVEFLTDPEPGYWERRGYSETANPWREERYS, encoded by the coding sequence ATGAAAGACGTCACCGACTGCTACCGCGAGTTCGGGGACGACCGACTCCCGCCGGGCCAGCGCGAAACCAGTGCGTTTCCGGTCCTTTCGAAGAGCGGCACGCCGCCGTTCGACCCGGAAACGTGGGAGTTTCGCGTCACGGGAGCCGTCGAGAACGAATTGTCCTTTTCCTGGGACGAATTTCGGGCGCTCCCCGCCGAAACCCAGCGACAGGACTTCCACTGCGTGACCGGCTGGAGCACGTTCGATCGGGAGTTTACCGGCGTCCCGTTCCTCGAGCTCGCCGACCGCGCCGGCGTCGCCGACGATGCGGTCCACGTGCTGTTCTCCGCGCTCGACGACTACACGACTGACCTCCCGCTCGAGGCGTGCATGCGCGAAGAAGTTCTGTTCGCCTGGGAACTCGACGGCGAGGCCCTGCCCCGAGACCACGGCGGGCCACTCCGGGTTGTCACCCCTCACAAATACGCCTACAAGGGGGCGAAGTGGGTCGACGGCGTCGAGTTCCTGACCGACCCCGAACCCGGCTACTGGGAGCGTCGGGGCTACTCGGAGACGGCGAATCCGTGGCGTGAGGAACGATATAGTTAG
- a CDS encoding ribbon-helix-helix domain-containing protein produces MPKVEITIPEHLEMQIAQMVERGEFVNREEAIEDLLSTGIKAYKTSGPMDEDETGGGLEDDGMMGHDDEYVF; encoded by the coding sequence ATGCCGAAAGTAGAGATCACCATCCCAGAACACCTCGAGATGCAGATCGCGCAAATGGTCGAGCGCGGTGAGTTCGTCAATCGGGAGGAAGCGATCGAAGACCTCCTCTCGACAGGTATCAAGGCCTACAAGACGAGCGGACCGATGGACGAAGACGAGACGGGCGGCGGCCTCGAAGACGACGGTATGATGGGCCACGACGACGAGTACGTTTTCTAG
- a CDS encoding DUF7550 family protein: MADDSEPATDDSGADVGHNLEAERTTAPMSDFPAKNAAIGAVVLAVGLAVGYGVPLLAL; encoded by the coding sequence ATGGCAGACGACAGCGAACCTGCGACGGACGACTCGGGCGCCGATGTCGGCCACAATCTCGAGGCCGAACGGACGACCGCACCGATGAGCGACTTTCCCGCGAAAAACGCCGCAATCGGCGCGGTCGTCCTCGCGGTTGGACTGGCCGTCGGCTACGGCGTGCCGCTGCTGGCGCTCTGA
- the hisF gene encoding imidazole glycerol phosphate synthase subunit HisF, whose product MLTKRVIPCIDVDLDEDGDPAVYTGVHFEDLEYTGDPVEMAKAYNESGADEFVFLDITASAEGRETMLDVVSRVADEVFIPLTVGGGIRTTEDIKETLRAGADKVSITTGALERPELVNEGARAFGSQCIVISVDARRRYDEAGENYVEVDGESCWFECTKKGGREGTGVDVVEWAREVESRGAGELFVNSIDRDGTKDGYDLALTSAVCEAVDTPVIASSGCGGPEHMYDVFTEADADAGLAASIFHFDEYSVGEVKDYLAERDVPVRQ is encoded by the coding sequence ATGCTCACCAAACGAGTGATTCCCTGCATCGACGTCGACCTCGACGAGGACGGCGATCCGGCGGTCTACACCGGCGTCCACTTCGAGGACCTCGAATACACCGGCGACCCCGTCGAGATGGCCAAAGCCTACAACGAGTCCGGGGCCGACGAGTTCGTCTTCCTCGACATCACCGCCTCCGCGGAGGGTCGCGAGACGATGCTCGACGTCGTGTCTCGAGTCGCCGACGAAGTCTTCATCCCGCTGACCGTCGGCGGCGGCATCCGAACGACCGAGGACATCAAGGAGACGCTTCGCGCCGGGGCCGACAAAGTCTCGATCACCACCGGCGCGCTCGAGCGGCCCGAACTGGTCAACGAGGGCGCTCGCGCGTTCGGGAGCCAGTGTATCGTCATCAGCGTCGACGCCCGACGCCGGTACGACGAGGCCGGCGAGAACTACGTCGAAGTCGACGGCGAATCGTGCTGGTTCGAGTGTACGAAAAAGGGCGGCCGCGAAGGAACCGGCGTCGACGTCGTCGAGTGGGCCCGCGAGGTCGAATCTCGCGGCGCGGGCGAGCTGTTCGTGAACTCGATCGACCGGGACGGGACGAAAGACGGCTACGATCTGGCCCTTACCTCGGCCGTCTGCGAGGCCGTCGATACGCCCGTGATCGCCTCGTCGGGCTGTGGCGGTCCCGAACACATGTACGACGTGTTCACGGAAGCTGACGCGGACGCCGGGCTCGCGGCCTCTATCTTCCACTTCGACGAGTATTCCGTCGGCGAAGTCAAAGACTACCTCGCCGAGCGTGACGTGCCGGTTCGACAGTAA
- a CDS encoding DNA-directed RNA polymerase subunit L encodes MELRVTERTETELSIEIGGEDHTFMNVLKGTLLEQENVAAATYDVNPEQSGGQTDPILTIKTEPGVDPIDALEESAGTVREKTTSFRNAFEAAV; translated from the coding sequence ATGGAACTGCGGGTCACCGAACGCACGGAGACCGAGCTTTCGATCGAGATCGGCGGCGAGGATCACACGTTCATGAACGTGCTCAAAGGGACGCTCCTCGAGCAGGAAAACGTCGCCGCGGCGACCTACGACGTGAATCCGGAGCAGTCCGGCGGACAGACTGACCCGATCCTGACGATCAAGACCGAACCGGGCGTCGACCCCATCGACGCGCTCGAGGAGAGCGCCGGGACCGTCCGCGAGAAGACGACGTCGTTCCGAAACGCGTTCGAAGCGGCAGTCTGA
- a CDS encoding rhomboid family intramembrane serine protease → MNPIGAVLAVVLAATFVGSIAALKNVHDPEQPWGDVLRSRFVYGVPWGTVLVLAFVLAFYLFVQDGISEFSDPVSIPYRAYSYYYPLGMLSASFAHASAGHLLSNVFGAAVVAPIAEYAWGHYPNGRDSSEHDSNGRDSNTRDDRSSRTLWKTPWVRAVVIFPLTVLALGIVTSLFALGPVIGFSGIVFAFAGFAIVRYPIPTVLAVLGGQTVLMTTYDALSTPIGLYVPQASPATAPSWANVAIQGHALGFFAGFVLAAILYRRRQYRPNPLYLWIAVLFFAFEQGLWQIYWYGDQNSFYLFQGPGIAIVTGLALIVTLAVTAPNRPAIPASIRERFARSDEAKREIRAEARIDRILELAGSSRSSTRDAIERVEAMARGVGPSGSKPFAAVSKRHVAFLVIVAVVALIAGPAIPTKLFVISGETGSEDASISVADYTIEYVDGAENEIVGVIDVGAFGQDTSVESSGVVVSSEKRHLWQESITAQQLAFTGEETVSVGGPGWRETVRAERTGWTPTGNDPVYQIWLSEDEGDEQLAFTSESSQADVRIDDRTITVDTDDEAFVLEVARTDADGNPVGTSTVEIPERNETVRAGGIEFEREEGAIYAKTGGTVVQIASEEEYGRMR, encoded by the coding sequence ATGAATCCGATCGGGGCCGTGCTGGCCGTCGTTCTCGCGGCGACGTTCGTCGGCTCGATAGCGGCTCTCAAAAACGTTCACGACCCGGAGCAGCCGTGGGGAGACGTTCTCCGGTCCCGATTTGTCTACGGCGTGCCGTGGGGGACCGTGCTCGTCCTCGCGTTCGTCCTCGCGTTCTACCTCTTCGTTCAGGACGGCATCTCCGAGTTCTCCGATCCGGTGTCGATCCCGTATCGGGCCTATTCGTACTACTACCCGCTCGGAATGCTTTCTGCCTCGTTTGCACACGCGAGCGCCGGACACCTCCTCAGCAACGTCTTCGGTGCTGCGGTCGTCGCCCCGATCGCCGAATACGCGTGGGGACACTACCCGAACGGGCGCGATTCGAGCGAGCACGATTCGAACGGACGTGATTCGAATACACGCGACGACCGGTCTTCGAGGACGCTGTGGAAGACTCCGTGGGTTCGGGCGGTCGTGATCTTTCCGCTTACCGTACTCGCGCTCGGAATCGTCACGAGTCTGTTCGCGCTCGGCCCGGTGATCGGGTTCTCCGGCATCGTCTTCGCGTTCGCCGGGTTCGCTATCGTCCGCTACCCGATCCCAACGGTTCTGGCAGTTCTCGGCGGCCAAACCGTCCTCATGACGACCTACGATGCGCTTTCGACCCCGATCGGTCTCTACGTTCCACAGGCCAGTCCCGCCACGGCGCCGTCGTGGGCGAACGTCGCGATTCAGGGCCACGCGCTCGGATTCTTCGCCGGATTCGTCCTCGCCGCGATACTGTACAGGCGACGCCAGTATCGACCGAACCCGCTTTACCTCTGGATCGCCGTCCTGTTCTTCGCGTTCGAACAGGGCCTCTGGCAGATCTACTGGTACGGCGACCAGAACTCGTTTTACCTGTTTCAGGGCCCCGGAATCGCCATCGTCACCGGACTGGCGCTCATCGTCACCCTCGCGGTCACCGCCCCCAATCGGCCGGCCATTCCCGCGTCGATTCGGGAGCGTTTCGCCCGATCGGACGAAGCGAAACGCGAGATTCGCGCGGAAGCGCGGATCGACCGCATCCTCGAGCTGGCGGGCTCGAGCCGATCGTCGACGCGGGACGCGATCGAGCGGGTCGAGGCGATGGCTCGAGGAGTGGGACCGAGCGGTTCGAAACCGTTCGCGGCGGTCAGCAAGCGCCACGTCGCGTTCCTCGTGATCGTTGCCGTCGTCGCGCTCATCGCCGGGCCGGCGATTCCGACCAAACTGTTCGTCATCTCGGGCGAGACCGGCTCCGAAGACGCGTCGATCTCCGTCGCCGATTACACGATCGAGTACGTCGACGGGGCGGAAAACGAAATCGTCGGCGTCATCGACGTCGGCGCGTTCGGACAGGACACCAGCGTCGAATCCAGCGGCGTCGTCGTCTCGAGCGAGAAACGACACCTCTGGCAGGAGTCGATCACGGCCCAGCAACTGGCCTTTACCGGCGAGGAGACGGTATCGGTCGGCGGACCGGGCTGGCGCGAGACGGTTCGCGCCGAACGAACCGGCTGGACGCCGACGGGGAACGATCCGGTCTACCAGATCTGGCTCTCCGAGGACGAGGGGGACGAACAGCTGGCGTTTACTTCCGAGTCCTCGCAGGCCGACGTTCGCATCGACGACCGGACCATTACGGTCGATACGGACGACGAGGCGTTCGTCCTCGAGGTGGCGCGAACCGACGCCGACGGCAACCCCGTCGGGACGTCGACGGTCGAGATTCCCGAGCGGAACGAAACGGTTCGAGCCGGCGGGATCGAGTTCGAGCGCGAAGAGGGGGCGATCTACGCGAAGACGGGCGGGACGGTGGTTCAGATCGCGAGCGAGGAAGAATACGGTCGAATGAGGTGA
- a CDS encoding METTL5 family protein: MPVPQRRTLARRLEDVDDFRTPSADLEQYLTPAEVASHVCHLAALQGDLAGETVVDLGTGTGMLAIGAALCDAGRVVGIDVDKDALALARENARSVLSDHAADSDSSASPSKRPPIEWIRGDVTRHPLAVNDVTVLSNPPFGAQRGNRHADRDFLETASSIADTSYTIHNEGSQEFVESYANDTGGTVTHAFRAAFSLSNRLEFHTEETRTLEAEVFRIEWDSSAVDPTSNTVS, translated from the coding sequence ATGCCCGTGCCACAGCGACGAACGCTCGCTCGCCGGCTGGAAGACGTCGACGATTTCCGGACGCCGTCGGCCGATCTCGAGCAGTATCTCACCCCGGCGGAGGTCGCTTCGCACGTCTGTCATCTCGCCGCGTTACAGGGCGATCTGGCCGGCGAAACCGTCGTCGATCTCGGGACGGGAACCGGAATGCTCGCTATCGGAGCCGCTCTCTGTGACGCTGGGCGAGTCGTCGGAATCGACGTGGACAAGGACGCGTTGGCGCTCGCTCGAGAAAACGCCCGGTCCGTCCTTTCTGACCACGCTGCCGATTCCGACTCGAGTGCGAGTCCGTCGAAGCGGCCGCCGATCGAGTGGATCCGCGGCGACGTCACCCGACACCCGCTTGCGGTCAACGACGTCACCGTCCTCTCGAACCCGCCGTTCGGCGCACAGCGAGGCAACCGCCACGCCGATCGCGACTTTCTCGAGACGGCCAGTTCGATCGCCGACACTTCCTATACGATCCACAACGAGGGGAGCCAGGAGTTCGTCGAGTCCTACGCGAACGATACCGGAGGAACGGTCACTCACGCGTTTCGCGCCGCGTTCTCGCTTTCGAACCGACTCGAGTTCCACACCGAGGAGACGCGCACGCTCGAGGCCGAAGTGTTCCGGATCGAGTGGGACTCGAGCGCGGTTGATCCGACCTCGAACACGGTGTCGTGA
- a CDS encoding DUF7139 domain-containing protein — protein sequence MVARGDSDGYLFDLYRQYIGEPSGRNDVYVGFGLFFGGIGLAVTALVLFIWGSTHEPQSTAYVTWTEPAYGFGMLSLPAMMLGIVVLLPSNRRMLYTSLAGAAITFGAVLGFFYAYPSDWNGFGQDYTVEVVAIYAVGIAGLIASTGGALIAHYLELAQSAGVGEARDGERADSESYTDEEIQQDIDDAMEDVELSWGGVEKDDNTQLSFSGNEFDNVEIGDTAKTTRSSGVDSQVAGLKGLKGGETKTTTSSSSVEDQTAKLKELREQKRAEELAADDSDGALDTIATSLRSGVRRVQSLLSRK from the coding sequence ATGGTAGCACGAGGCGATTCGGACGGATACCTCTTCGACCTCTATCGCCAGTACATCGGCGAGCCGTCGGGTCGAAACGACGTCTACGTTGGATTCGGGCTGTTCTTCGGCGGGATCGGACTCGCAGTGACGGCGCTGGTACTTTTCATCTGGGGGAGCACGCATGAGCCACAATCGACGGCGTACGTGACGTGGACCGAACCGGCCTACGGGTTCGGAATGCTCTCGCTTCCGGCGATGATGCTCGGAATCGTCGTGTTGTTACCCTCGAACCGACGGATGCTCTATACGTCGCTCGCGGGCGCAGCGATAACGTTCGGAGCCGTCCTCGGTTTCTTCTATGCGTATCCGTCGGACTGGAACGGCTTCGGTCAGGATTACACCGTCGAAGTCGTCGCCATCTACGCGGTCGGCATCGCGGGGCTCATCGCATCCACGGGGGGTGCGCTGATTGCCCACTACTTAGAGCTCGCCCAGTCGGCCGGCGTCGGCGAGGCTCGAGACGGCGAACGGGCCGATTCCGAGTCCTACACCGACGAGGAGATTCAACAGGACATCGACGACGCGATGGAGGACGTCGAACTCTCGTGGGGCGGCGTCGAAAAGGACGACAACACGCAACTGAGCTTCAGCGGTAACGAGTTCGACAACGTCGAGATCGGCGATACGGCGAAAACGACCCGATCGTCCGGCGTCGATTCGCAGGTGGCCGGTCTCAAGGGACTCAAGGGCGGCGAGACGAAGACGACGACCTCGAGTTCGTCCGTGGAGGACCAGACGGCGAAGCTCAAAGAGCTCAGAGAGCAGAAACGGGCCGAGGAGCTGGCGGCGGACGATTCGGATGGCGCTCTCGACACTATCGCGACATCGTTGCGGTCGGGCGTACGACGAGTCCAATCGCTGCTCAGCCGAAAGTAA
- the dph2 gene encoding diphthamide biosynthesis enzyme Dph2, which yields MSQQSEYSEGDLRNTGMSLKHDREWDYELERIVDEIDDRDATKVGLQFPEGLKRRGPKVADDLRERVGDDVTIMLSGQPCYGACDLDTYLMKRTDVFVHFGHSPMKDTDKVIYVPLFSNVDVTPIMEEALETLADPDDDPEVGLVTTAQHMNLYEEMREFLEERGYEVDSRRGDDRLTHEGQVLGCNYASADVPANQILYVGGGKFHPLGLAMEHPDKHVVIADPVNNVVTVADTEKFMKQRYGAIHRAMDAEKWGVIFCTKIGQGRWEQAQDILDENDDAYLITMDEVTPDRLRNFDMDAFVNTGCPRITTDDGPQFHKPMLTPGEYEIAVGHEPLDSLEFDTFHGTW from the coding sequence ATGAGCCAGCAGTCGGAGTACAGCGAGGGAGACCTCCGAAACACCGGAATGAGCCTCAAGCACGATCGGGAGTGGGACTACGAACTCGAGCGGATCGTCGACGAAATCGACGACCGCGACGCCACGAAGGTCGGCCTTCAGTTCCCCGAGGGCCTCAAACGCCGCGGGCCGAAGGTTGCGGACGACCTCCGAGAGCGCGTCGGCGACGACGTGACGATCATGCTCTCGGGCCAGCCCTGTTACGGCGCCTGTGACCTCGATACGTACTTGATGAAACGCACCGACGTCTTCGTCCACTTCGGCCACTCGCCGATGAAGGACACGGACAAGGTGATCTACGTCCCGCTGTTCTCGAACGTCGACGTGACGCCGATCATGGAGGAAGCCCTCGAGACGCTCGCAGACCCCGACGACGACCCCGAGGTCGGCCTCGTGACGACGGCCCAACACATGAATCTCTACGAGGAGATGCGCGAGTTCCTCGAGGAACGGGGCTACGAGGTCGACAGCCGTCGCGGCGACGACCGACTGACCCACGAGGGACAGGTTCTGGGCTGCAATTACGCCAGCGCTGACGTGCCCGCGAACCAGATTCTCTACGTCGGCGGTGGCAAGTTCCACCCGCTCGGGCTTGCGATGGAACACCCCGACAAACACGTCGTCATCGCCGACCCGGTCAACAACGTCGTGACGGTCGCGGACACCGAGAAGTTCATGAAACAGCGCTACGGCGCGATCCACCGCGCGATGGACGCCGAGAAGTGGGGCGTCATCTTCTGTACCAAGATCGGACAGGGCCGCTGGGAGCAGGCCCAGGACATCCTCGACGAAAACGACGACGCCTACCTCATCACGATGGACGAGGTCACGCCCGATCGACTCCGGAACTTCGACATGGACGCCTTCGTCAACACCGGGTGTCCTCGGATCACGACCGACGACGGCCCGCAGTTCCACAAGCCGATGCTCACCCCCGGCGAGTACGAGATCGCCGTCGGCCACGAACCGCTCGACAGCCTCGAGTTCGATACGTTCCACGGCACCTGGTAA
- a CDS encoding DUF7344 domain-containing protein, whose translation MTNYANRPTSKPATGDEKRLDVTLKALADPVRRRLVAFVLETPRSTRTAAELANRLEGEDGFSVASLESLLLDLHHRHLPMLTDAGVLSYDPETKRVDAAIGAATLEEKTPDAFESGLLEHLEDQDRNADETDALFEALADPRRRRIVETLADRSHAVTVESIAMDLTREPDHGNTQSVAPGDWRHVMGAIVHTDLPLLEDAGLIEYDRDESSVRYRDGSGRDDETAAIVELSASC comes from the coding sequence ATGACGAACTATGCGAACCGTCCGACGAGTAAACCTGCAACTGGCGACGAGAAACGCCTCGATGTGACGCTCAAGGCGCTCGCCGACCCCGTTCGACGCCGTCTCGTCGCGTTCGTACTCGAGACACCGCGATCGACGCGGACGGCCGCGGAACTCGCGAACCGACTCGAGGGCGAAGACGGGTTTTCGGTCGCCTCGCTCGAGAGTCTGCTCCTCGATCTGCACCACCGCCACCTTCCGATGCTCACCGATGCGGGGGTGCTCTCCTACGATCCGGAGACGAAACGCGTCGACGCGGCCATCGGCGCTGCAACCCTCGAGGAGAAGACCCCCGACGCGTTCGAATCGGGACTCCTCGAGCACCTCGAGGATCAGGATCGGAACGCCGACGAGACGGACGCGCTGTTCGAGGCGCTCGCCGATCCGCGCCGGCGGCGGATCGTCGAAACCCTCGCCGACCGCTCGCACGCCGTCACGGTCGAGTCGATCGCGATGGATCTCACCCGTGAACCGGACCACGGGAACACCCAGTCGGTCGCGCCCGGCGACTGGCGACACGTTATGGGCGCCATCGTACACACCGATCTGCCGCTCCTCGAGGACGCCGGCCTGATCGAGTACGACCGCGACGAAAGCAGCGTTCGCTATCGAGACGGGTCGGGCCGAGACGACGAGACCGCCGCTATCGTCGAACTCTCGGCGTCGTGTTGA
- a CDS encoding MBL fold metallo-hydrolase, whose product MTTSDWGEWLVRAIEDADPDGVAVWYFGCNGFALKGDEGTTVFIDPYLGTGSPPRTIRMIPVPFDPEDVTEADAVLATHEHTDHVDGPSQAPILETTGATMYGPDDSLAVTREEGWTDEWDLADDQFEEVSEGDTFEIGEFTVNVEPANDADATHPVSYVIEHDAGTFFHGGDSKPAEEFERIGEEYDIDLGVLAFGTVGNIPDKQTGEPKRTRWYNDENQIVEAANALRLETLCPSHWDMWKGLTADPKALSHHTNSFEYPINLEIIEIGDRVDL is encoded by the coding sequence ATGACAACGAGCGACTGGGGCGAGTGGCTTGTTCGTGCGATCGAGGACGCCGATCCGGACGGCGTCGCCGTCTGGTACTTCGGCTGTAACGGCTTCGCGCTGAAAGGCGACGAGGGAACGACCGTTTTCATCGATCCCTATCTCGGAACGGGGAGTCCCCCGCGGACGATACGCATGATTCCCGTTCCCTTCGATCCGGAGGATGTCACCGAAGCGGACGCCGTGCTCGCGACCCACGAGCACACGGACCACGTCGACGGCCCGAGTCAGGCCCCGATTCTCGAGACCACCGGCGCGACGATGTACGGTCCCGACGACAGTCTCGCCGTCACTCGCGAGGAAGGTTGGACCGACGAGTGGGACCTCGCGGACGACCAGTTCGAGGAAGTATCCGAGGGCGATACGTTCGAAATCGGCGAGTTCACCGTCAACGTCGAACCCGCGAACGACGCCGACGCCACCCATCCGGTCAGCTACGTCATCGAACACGACGCCGGGACGTTCTTCCACGGCGGCGACTCGAAACCGGCTGAGGAGTTCGAACGAATCGGCGAGGAGTACGACATCGACCTGGGCGTGCTCGCGTTCGGAACCGTCGGAAACATCCCCGACAAGCAGACCGGCGAACCGAAACGAACGCGCTGGTACAACGACGAAAACCAGATCGTCGAGGCGGCGAACGCGCTCCGACTCGAGACGCTCTGTCCGAGCCACTGGGACATGTGGAAGGGACTGACCGCCGACCCGAAGGCGCTCTCTCACCACACGAATAGTTTCGAGTATCCGATAAATCTCGAGATCATCGAAATCGGGGACCGCGTCGACCTCTAG
- a CDS encoding AAA family ATPase, with translation MSSAADTDQVIEASADGVTVRKLFAADEFPVPAIRFEIDSSRDEAVTVTVSETIPESFPMDGVGFHPNYYSENWTAFQDHHVEFTRTLSPEETLVTVYGIRIGDESEAAPFLTDSISVDVELPADSGNEESADDRETQEMGTDAVGTEGTEVDDTMIDEIITDDRNQVVKDMIAGESDSVPGLDADTAQTDSSADETAEAETTDDADDLGLDRAADTDESDREGDVLADNTEGDAAAEPDGVDLEFEEDDIPPSGEDESAAVDDADDLGLGPADVTEDDNEEDGGELDAETADDVDEPADTDESDADSDGVDRPDPESDNVGEPDSDDSDVGVDTDPSFEGDGDVDGDASSLSARLAAELRAGSVSDEDLEVLRSELDVEMNGPDLARVDHLQSRVEEVAAYSGAIESFLDEYGTGEQIIEQFRSELESVESELDSIDTRVDATESELESVAADVDHIESETALFGEQLHSATDRLDEVADDVEGIDSRFEAVESEIDAAHTVVEDLEETVETNASDIDDLESEVDSVAEDVETVEATVETVEETVGDVEASVEGVETSVDEVEETVATVEETVGEVEGTVDEVENTVATVESSVEDVETTVADVEQTVADVESEVETLSEEVTDLNEWRDELGSMFSN, from the coding sequence ATGAGTTCAGCCGCCGACACAGATCAGGTGATCGAAGCCAGTGCCGACGGGGTGACAGTTCGGAAGCTCTTTGCGGCCGACGAGTTCCCGGTTCCCGCAATCCGGTTTGAGATCGACTCGAGTCGCGACGAAGCGGTGACCGTTACCGTTTCCGAGACCATCCCCGAGTCGTTCCCGATGGACGGCGTCGGTTTCCATCCGAACTACTACAGCGAGAACTGGACCGCGTTTCAGGACCACCACGTCGAATTCACCCGGACGCTCTCCCCGGAGGAAACGCTCGTCACCGTCTACGGCATCCGAATCGGCGACGAATCCGAAGCCGCGCCGTTTCTGACCGACTCGATCTCCGTCGATGTCGAACTGCCGGCGGATAGCGGAAACGAGGAATCGGCCGACGACAGAGAGACGCAGGAGATGGGGACGGACGCCGTCGGCACGGAGGGAACCGAAGTCGACGACACCATGATCGACGAGATCATCACCGACGACCGAAACCAGGTCGTCAAAGACATGATCGCCGGCGAGTCCGACTCGGTCCCCGGCCTCGATGCGGATACCGCACAAACCGACTCGTCCGCGGACGAAACGGCCGAAGCCGAGACGACCGACGACGCAGACGACCTCGGCCTCGACCGGGCAGCCGATACGGACGAATCGGATCGTGAGGGCGATGTACTGGCAGACAACACGGAAGGCGATGCGGCGGCCGAGCCCGACGGCGTCGACCTCGAGTTCGAGGAAGACGACATTCCGCCGTCCGGCGAAGACGAATCGGCGGCGGTCGACGACGCTGACGATCTCGGCCTCGGTCCGGCAGACGTGACTGAAGACGACAACGAGGAAGACGGCGGCGAGCTAGATGCCGAGACAGCGGACGACGTCGACGAACCGGCCGACACCGACGAATCAGACGCAGATTCGGACGGCGTCGACCGACCTGACCCGGAATCAGACAACGTCGGCGAACCGGACTCGGACGACTCCGATGTTGGTGTCGATACCGACCCGTCGTTCGAAGGCGACGGAGATGTCGATGGCGACGCCAGTTCGCTCAGCGCACGACTCGCGGCCGAACTCCGGGCCGGGTCGGTCAGCGACGAGGATCTCGAGGTCCTCCGGTCTGAACTCGATGTCGAGATGAACGGCCCCGATCTGGCGCGGGTCGATCACCTCCAGTCGCGGGTCGAAGAGGTCGCCGCCTACTCCGGGGCGATCGAATCGTTCCTCGACGAGTACGGGACCGGCGAACAGATCATCGAGCAGTTCCGATCCGAACTCGAGAGCGTCGAGTCCGAACTCGACTCGATCGATACGCGGGTCGATGCGACAGAGTCTGAACTCGAGTCCGTCGCCGCCGACGTCGATCACATCGAGTCGGAGACGGCGCTGTTCGGCGAACAGTTGCACTCGGCGACGGATCGCCTCGACGAGGTCGCCGACGACGTCGAGGGAATCGACAGCAGATTCGAAGCCGTCGAATCCGAAATCGACGCGGCCCACACCGTCGTCGAGGACCTCGAGGAGACTGTCGAAACGAACGCGTCCGATATCGACGACCTCGAGAGCGAGGTCGACAGCGTCGCCGAGGACGTCGAAACCGTCGAAGCGACTGTCGAGACGGTTGAAGAAACCGTCGGGGACGTCGAAGCGTCCGTCGAAGGCGTCGAAACGTCCGTCGACGAAGTCGAGGAGACAGTCGCGACAGTCGAAGAAACCGTCGGTGAGGTCGAGGGGACCGTCGACGAAGTCGAGAACACGGTCGCGACGGTCGAGTCATCGGTCGAGGACGTCGAAACGACGGTGGCAGATGTCGAACAAACTGTTGCGGACGTCGAGTCTGAGGTCGAAACGCTCTCAGAGGAAGTCACCGATCTGAACGAGTGGCGCGACGAGCTGGGTTCGATGTTCTCGAACTAA